In Sulfolobales archaeon, a single window of DNA contains:
- a CDS encoding 4Fe-4S binding protein, which yields MIRKRFEIHVIEYRCKECGLCIALCPTKVLEKSSEKNERGYRYPTPRNIERCIGCKICEYSCPDFAIYISGGGL from the coding sequence ATGATCAGGAAAAGATTTGAGATCCACGTGATAGAATATAGATGTAAAGAATGCGGACTCTGCATAGCTCTATGTCCTACGAAAGTTCTCGAGAAAAGCTCTGAGAAAAACGAGAGAGGTTATAGATATCCTACTCCTAGGAATATTGAGAGATGTATTGGTTGTAAGATATGCGAGTATTCATGCCCTGATTTCGCAATATATATCTCAGGTGGTGGATTATGA
- a CDS encoding 2-oxoacid:acceptor oxidoreductase subunit alpha, producing the protein MRVDYVNGNTAIAEGAITAGLRFYAGYPITPSSDIFEYLSRRLPEVGGYAIQLEDEIASINAVIGASWCCVKSMTATSGPGFSLMVEGLSIAVMTETPLVIAYVMRAGPATGVPTKTGQYDVLQAVYGFHGGLIIPVLAPSTPQEAYDLTIKAFNISEKLRTPVILLSDAVLANTFGRVVMRSAGEIEIIERKKPTKPPHLYKPYEAEEDLVPPMACIGDGYDIYVETLTHDERGVYAPTTHVQRKLMERLYKKIIERSEEIFEYRITRPSGSCDYMMISYGSTALSARVAVKELENESIRACLLTINTLYPINEKALRKLCEESSMVFVVENNLGLYYREIRGVIRDKPVISIPVIDLEIPDPNEIKRMVRKWVEH; encoded by the coding sequence ATGAGAGTGGATTATGTAAATGGAAACACAGCTATAGCAGAGGGAGCAATCACAGCAGGTTTGAGATTTTACGCAGGATATCCTATAACACCTTCATCAGATATATTCGAGTATCTATCGAGAAGACTGCCAGAGGTAGGAGGCTACGCAATTCAGCTTGAGGATGAGATAGCATCTATAAATGCTGTTATAGGAGCCTCATGGTGTTGTGTTAAATCTATGACAGCAACTAGCGGTCCAGGCTTTTCTCTAATGGTTGAAGGATTGAGCATTGCAGTAATGACTGAAACACCTCTGGTAATCGCATATGTAATGAGAGCAGGTCCTGCAACAGGTGTTCCAACTAAGACAGGACAATATGATGTTCTGCAAGCAGTGTACGGCTTTCATGGAGGGCTTATAATACCTGTTCTAGCACCTTCAACACCTCAGGAAGCATATGATCTCACGATTAAGGCTTTTAATATCTCGGAGAAGCTTAGAACACCTGTAATATTACTCTCTGACGCGGTGCTGGCGAATACTTTTGGAAGAGTTGTCATGAGGAGTGCTGGCGAAATAGAGATTATAGAGAGAAAGAAACCTACTAAACCTCCTCATCTTTATAAGCCTTATGAAGCTGAAGAAGATCTCGTTCCTCCGATGGCTTGTATAGGAGATGGATATGATATATATGTGGAGACTTTAACACATGATGAGAGAGGAGTCTACGCACCCACCACACATGTTCAGAGAAAACTTATGGAGAGACTTTACAAGAAGATTATTGAGAGATCTGAAGAAATTTTTGAGTATAGAATTACAAGACCTTCAGGTTCTTGTGACTATATGATGATCTCATATGGCTCTACAGCACTATCTGCGAGAGTAGCTGTTAAGGAACTTGAAAACGAATCTATTAGAGCATGTCTTCTCACTATCAACACTCTCTATCCTATAAATGAGAAAGCTCTGAGAAAATTATGCGAGGAGAGTAGTATGGTCTTTGTAGTTGAGAATAATCTGGGATTGTACTATAGAGAGATTAGAGGAGTTATCAGAGACAAACCTGTGATAAGCATTCCAGTGATAGATCTGGAGATTCCAGATCCTAATGAGATTAAAAGAATGGTGAGAAAATGGGTAGAGCACTAG
- a CDS encoding thiamine pyrophosphate-dependent enzyme, which yields MGRALANPLDIYLRVEKLPTLWCPGCGIGIATQALLKAIDRRIREGFLRKDQIVFVGGIGCSSRVAMYVKFDSIRTAHGRAIPLATAIKIVKPDRRVIVVGGDGDIAGIGGNHLLHAIRRNMDLMVIVINNMIYAMTGGQHSPTTPPGIYTTTTPEGSFERPLNLIKLAWSLGANYVARGSVTHPQLLEQIFYKGLERRGFILIEVISTCPEVFGRHIGLRDAVELYRRLRDKMIVKKNPSIDESEYDWEKGFVLGVFVDREEKGYIDHLRLLRRDCMR from the coding sequence ATGGGTAGAGCACTAGCGAATCCTCTCGATATCTATCTAAGGGTTGAGAAGCTGCCCACGCTATGGTGTCCCGGATGCGGCATAGGTATCGCAACCCAAGCTCTTCTAAAAGCTATTGACAGGAGAATAAGAGAAGGATTTCTAAGAAAAGATCAGATAGTATTCGTAGGAGGAATCGGATGCTCTTCAAGAGTAGCGATGTATGTTAAATTTGACTCCATAAGAACAGCTCATGGAAGAGCAATACCTCTCGCAACAGCTATAAAGATAGTGAAACCTGATAGAAGAGTTATAGTAGTAGGAGGAGATGGTGATATCGCAGGTATAGGTGGTAATCATCTTCTTCATGCAATAAGAAGAAACATGGATCTAATGGTTATAGTTATTAATAATATGATCTACGCTATGACAGGTGGGCAACACTCACCTACAACACCTCCAGGAATCTATACTACAACAACACCGGAGGGGAGCTTTGAAAGACCCTTGAATCTAATTAAACTTGCATGGTCTCTAGGAGCAAATTACGTGGCTAGAGGATCTGTTACACATCCACAGCTACTCGAGCAGATCTTCTATAAAGGTCTTGAGAGAAGAGGTTTCATACTTATAGAGGTTATATCCACATGTCCTGAAGTATTCGGAAGACATATAGGCTTGAGAGACGCGGTTGAACTTTATAGAAGGCTTAGAGATAAGATGATTGTGAAAAAGAATCCTTCTATTGATGAGAGTGAGTATGACTGGGAAAAAGGTTTTGTCTTAGGAGTTTTTGTAGATAGAGAGGAGAAGGGTTATATAGATCATCTAAGGCTTCTTCGGAGAGACTGTATGAGGTGA
- a CDS encoding 2-oxoacid:acceptor oxidoreductase family protein → MAGRGGQGVLVLGRILGKAISRYTSYYVLGSESYAAEVRGGDSRADLIISDSYEEADFIKVRAADIALFMHQQQLEAYLNLVRDGGVILVDYSNIIDPGVLNRLDRFRVQAKPYTEIAERLFNTSRVANMIALGHIVKILKIIDPEHVEKIIADETPKEWREINIRAFRRSIIDLD, encoded by the coding sequence ATCGCGGGGAGAGGAGGTCAGGGAGTATTAGTTCTAGGACGTATTCTTGGTAAGGCTATCTCAAGATACACAAGCTACTATGTGCTAGGAAGTGAATCTTATGCTGCTGAAGTTAGAGGAGGAGATTCAAGAGCCGATCTTATTATATCTGATTCGTATGAAGAAGCCGATTTTATAAAAGTTCGTGCAGCTGATATAGCTTTATTTATGCATCAGCAACAGCTGGAAGCATATCTAAATTTAGTAAGAGATGGAGGAGTTATTCTTGTAGACTATAGTAATATAATTGATCCAGGAGTTCTAAATAGATTGGATAGATTTAGAGTTCAGGCAAAACCTTATACAGAGATTGCTGAGAGGCTTTTTAACACATCTAGAGTTGCTAACATGATTGCCCTAGGTCACATTGTTAAAATACTTAAAATCATAGATCCTGAGCATGTTGAGAAGATCATAGCTGATGAAACTCCTAAAGAGTGGAGAGAGATTAATATAAGAGCATTCAGGAGATCTATAATAGATCTAGATTAG
- a CDS encoding TatD family hydrolase: MKLEELPRDLAYADAHLHSNPLKGYGAEVIGRRFKESGGWFMALIGLPPTSLGFKPDLEGFTRSIEILLNECNKLRGTGLKVACLGGFHPAMVDKMIDNHRMSPEKVYEISLEIIRYVEKLIREGFLDGVAEVGRPHYKTSPEYVVLSEMILDSALEMIKENNAIAHLHLEEGGWITAQDISKRIRRFSLDPWRVVLHHSRPKNLRPAVEMGLVASVPALIQIIENIRTVEKRYVFESDFLDDPERPGKPMFPWDVISTSKISLEKGFLTAEDLYVIHIDNIEKIYGVKPP; this comes from the coding sequence ATGAAATTAGAAGAGCTTCCAAGAGATCTAGCATATGCTGATGCGCATCTCCATAGCAACCCTCTCAAGGGATATGGGGCTGAGGTTATAGGACGTAGATTTAAAGAATCTGGAGGCTGGTTCATGGCTTTGATAGGGCTTCCTCCTACGTCTCTAGGTTTTAAACCTGATCTAGAAGGTTTCACAAGATCTATAGAGATTCTTCTCAATGAATGTAACAAGCTTAGAGGCACGGGTCTAAAGGTGGCGTGCTTAGGAGGCTTCCACCCTGCTATGGTGGATAAGATGATTGATAATCATAGAATGAGTCCTGAGAAAGTTTATGAGATTTCATTAGAGATCATAAGATATGTCGAGAAGCTTATCAGAGAAGGTTTTTTAGATGGCGTGGCTGAGGTGGGTAGACCTCACTACAAGACATCTCCAGAGTATGTAGTTCTCTCAGAGATGATCCTGGATTCAGCTCTTGAAATGATAAAAGAAAACAATGCAATAGCACATCTCCATCTCGAGGAGGGAGGATGGATCACAGCTCAGGATATAAGTAAAAGAATCAGGAGATTCTCTCTAGATCCCTGGAGAGTAGTTCTACACCATTCGAGACCTAAGAATCTGAGACCTGCAGTAGAGATGGGACTTGTAGCGTCTGTACCGGCATTAATTCAAATAATAGAGAATATCAGAACCGTAGAGAAGAGGTATGTATTTGAAAGTGATTTCCTGGATGATCCGGAGAGACCTGGAAAACCTATGTTCCCATGGGATGTGATCTCTACCAGTAAAATCTCTCTAGAGAAAGGATTTCTCACAGCTGAGGATCTATACGTAATCCATATCGATAATATAGAGAAGATCTATGGAGTGAAGCCGCCCTAG
- a CDS encoding HD domain-containing protein — MARVDLDLYESKVKSYELISRASEILERDEEVQELLRMSNIFAVSRLRYNDHGPVHARIVSGAALEIFDLLISSGIQPTSLRDRTTSTVDEARLIVFLGAYLHDIGNSIHRSNHEMLGAIISRGIVDRILGELMIRGRKAISIRQEILHAIYSTEYSVKCLSVEAGIVKIADGTDMSMGRARIPYKMGKIDMHSMSALSVKSVDIERGSSRPVRIVVTMNDYAGLFQIEEVLMPKIMTSLLEDHIEVWIQIEGKLSQYYPTMKTL, encoded by the coding sequence ATGGCGAGAGTAGATCTGGATTTGTACGAGAGTAAGGTTAAAAGCTATGAGCTTATATCAAGAGCCAGCGAGATTCTAGAAAGAGATGAGGAAGTTCAGGAATTACTTAGAATGAGTAATATCTTCGCTGTGTCAAGGCTAAGGTATAATGATCACGGCCCTGTTCATGCTAGAATAGTATCTGGTGCTGCTCTCGAGATATTTGATCTTCTCATATCTAGCGGTATCCAACCCACATCATTAAGAGATAGAACAACCTCTACAGTTGATGAAGCTCGTCTAATAGTCTTCCTAGGAGCATATCTTCATGATATAGGAAATTCGATTCATAGAAGTAACCATGAGATGCTTGGCGCGATCATATCAAGAGGAATAGTCGACAGGATCCTGGGAGAACTCATGATAAGAGGGAGAAAAGCTATAAGCATAAGACAAGAGATACTTCATGCCATATACTCAACAGAATACTCTGTGAAATGTCTGAGCGTTGAAGCCGGAATCGTTAAAATAGCTGATGGAACAGATATGTCTATGGGAAGAGCTAGAATACCTTATAAGATGGGTAAGATCGATATGCATTCTATGTCAGCTCTCTCGGTGAAAAGTGTTGATATTGAGAGAGGCAGTTCTAGACCTGTTAGAATAGTTGTAACGATGAACGATTACGCAGGATTGTTCCAGATAGAAGAAGTTCTAATGCCTAAGATAATGACAAGCCTTCTAGAGGATCATATAGAAGTATGGATACAGATTGAAGGCAAGCTCTCGCAATACTATCCCACTATGAAGACTTTATAA
- the pyrH gene encoding UMP kinase, translating into MRRIVLKISGKLLNPSNPDLIKRYIDAIKKIYEEGYRIAVVTGGGEIAREYIRTCREISNNEGICDLIGIEMSRVNALLLAGGLGDIAYRKIPRDFDEFLEAWSTNKVVILGGIQPGQSTSAVAAVIAEIVRSDLLVYLTVVHGVYDREPSQPGATLLKEVSIDELENILRGQSFIAGGYELIDHVAIKIIRRSRINTVVVNGYEPENLFRILSGESVGTLIVHR; encoded by the coding sequence GTGAGAAGAATAGTGCTAAAGATCAGTGGAAAGCTCCTAAACCCTTCTAATCCTGATCTTATAAAAAGATATATAGATGCGATCAAAAAGATCTATGAAGAAGGTTATAGAATAGCAGTAGTAACAGGCGGAGGAGAGATTGCGAGAGAATATATAAGAACTTGTAGAGAGATTTCGAATAATGAAGGCATATGCGACCTCATAGGTATTGAAATGTCTCGCGTAAACGCACTCCTGCTAGCAGGAGGGTTGGGTGATATAGCTTATAGGAAGATACCTAGAGACTTCGATGAATTTCTAGAGGCATGGTCTACAAATAAGGTTGTGATCTTAGGAGGTATACAGCCCGGGCAGTCTACTAGTGCTGTTGCTGCTGTTATTGCAGAGATAGTACGCTCGGATCTACTGGTATATCTAACAGTTGTTCACGGGGTGTATGATCGAGAGCCTTCTCAACCGGGAGCTACCCTACTTAAAGAGGTTTCAATAGATGAGTTAGAAAACATATTAAGAGGTCAGAGTTTTATTGCTGGAGGGTATGAGCTTATAGATCACGTAGCTATAAAGATTATTAGGAGGAGCAGGATTAATACTGTTGTAGTCAACGGCTACGAGCCAGAGAATCTTTTTAGAATTCTCTCTGGAGAGAGTGTGGGAACTCTGATAGTTCATAGATGA
- a CDS encoding DapH/DapD/GlmU-related protein: MISSRAVIKNAHVSPRSNVYGGSIISENVIILDFSEIGFPSRDTLNKYITQYSRSIEFEDLIEYGDGVFIDEGSIIRSHAIIYERTRLGKRVRTGHNVLIRENCVVGDETTIGSGVIIDGDVIIGRNVSIQSGVYIPPKVFIGDNVFIGPRAVFTNDRYPPSRKLVETYVEDGVVIGANATIVAGVRIGEKAVVAAGSVVTRDVPRNTVVAGVPARPLMSREEYEYRKKIYEESSQHI; the protein is encoded by the coding sequence ATGATCTCTTCAAGAGCTGTGATTAAAAACGCTCATGTATCTCCCAGGTCTAATGTGTATGGTGGTAGTATTATCTCTGAGAATGTGATCATCTTAGACTTCTCAGAAATAGGTTTCCCTTCGAGAGATACCTTGAATAAGTATATAACCCAGTATAGTAGATCGATAGAATTTGAAGATCTGATTGAATATGGAGATGGTGTTTTCATAGATGAGGGTAGCATCATAAGATCTCATGCTATCATATATGAGAGAACCAGGCTGGGGAAGAGAGTTAGAACAGGTCATAATGTGTTGATAAGAGAAAACTGCGTAGTAGGAGACGAGACGACCATAGGTAGTGGAGTTATTATAGATGGAGATGTTATAATAGGCAGGAACGTAAGCATACAATCAGGAGTATATATACCGCCAAAGGTTTTCATAGGCGACAACGTCTTCATAGGTCCTAGAGCTGTTTTCACAAATGATAGATACCCCCCAAGCCGAAAGCTTGTGGAAACCTATGTAGAGGATGGAGTTGTAATTGGTGCTAATGCTACTATAGTAGCAGGTGTGAGAATCGGAGAAAAAGCTGTTGTTGCTGCAGGATCTGTTGTGACAAGAGATGTTCCCAGAAACACTGTTGTAGCAGGCGTTCCTGCAAGACCTCTGATGAGCAGAGAGGAGTACGAGTATCGAAAGAAAATATATGAAGAATCTAGCCAGCATATATAA
- the cedA1 gene encoding DNA import protein CedA1: MSDLVVFIRTLAVQAMIVAWAIFILTWMIGWALRGAPIPLTRLKKTGHSLIEDAVWAAFWLAMGGTVFSLIVYIVNSIGVPIPPPPSGILTTTSSP; this comes from the coding sequence ATGAGCGACCTAGTCGTATTCATAAGAACGCTTGCAGTACAGGCTATGATAGTGGCTTGGGCTATCTTCATACTGACATGGATGATAGGATGGGCTTTGAGAGGAGCTCCCATACCTCTTACCAGATTGAAGAAGACAGGACACTCTCTAATAGAAGACGCCGTATGGGCGGCATTCTGGCTGGCTATGGGGGGAACAGTATTCTCGCTTATAGTGTATATTGTAAACTCTATAGGTGTTCCGATCCCGCCTCCGCCTAGTGGTATTCTCACCACCACGTCATCGCCCTAG
- a CDS encoding Lrp/AsnC ligand binding domain-containing protein, with protein MAKAFVLINTEVGSETEIINSLKNYDEIKELYLVYGVYDIVARIEADSIEKLKEVVADKIRKIPKVKSTLTMIVIESSEKPS; from the coding sequence ATGGCCAAAGCCTTTGTACTTATAAACACAGAAGTAGGAAGTGAGACAGAGATAATTAATAGTTTGAAGAACTATGACGAGATTAAGGAATTATACCTTGTCTACGGAGTGTACGATATAGTAGCTCGAATCGAGGCTGATTCTATAGAGAAACTAAAAGAAGTGGTAGCAGATAAAATAAGAAAGATCCCGAAGGTTAAATCAACGCTTACAATGATCGTGATCGAATCAAGCGAGAAACCTAGTTAG
- a CDS encoding DUF1743 domain-containing protein, giving the protein MVSVHIGFDDSDEFVWGCTTNLVREFVKEISLSSIARKIRFIDYPLLTRLNPAIPYKTRGNGATSIHIEVETAYDYIVKELEDIIIQKIGEGKKNSGRDPGALILVGDLSIDIARYIYRKTLSDYVTRDIADRIIMKIGGITPARGRGVIGALASIAHHFIEGDCTYELLGYTLDSEWEGVEREKVYEMDRKTWPYTFNNIDRESDKILITPSVGRPVSIGIRGENPRILLKAFEILQPRGVDEIMIFRSNQGTDHHMIYRDLRDVRPYQTGLFEGVLAEDPEISVGGDVFLRLIKSSEESEDKAILVAVYKELGEGNMIVRNLRRGDKILVGGSVKPMPSIDRSHDIIVNVELLKVVEMTSIYIERNPRCPRCGHTMKSMGRDKGYKCPRCGYIDKKIRKSFLEVGRDKSIIGKIYRPPPRYMKHLSKPPQRYGLEKICSRRTLSRINIDQFYRRIA; this is encoded by the coding sequence ATGGTAAGCGTACACATAGGCTTTGACGATTCAGATGAATTCGTATGGGGCTGCACCACAAATCTTGTTAGAGAGTTTGTAAAAGAGATATCTCTTTCAAGTATAGCTAGAAAGATTAGATTCATAGACTACCCTCTTTTAACAAGACTGAATCCAGCTATACCTTACAAGACAAGAGGTAATGGAGCTACGTCTATTCATATAGAAGTGGAAACAGCCTATGATTATATAGTTAAGGAGCTAGAAGATATTATAATTCAGAAGATAGGTGAAGGAAAGAAGAATAGTGGTAGGGATCCTGGAGCTCTGATATTAGTTGGAGATCTCAGCATAGATATTGCTAGGTATATCTATAGGAAAACACTATCAGACTACGTCACGAGAGATATAGCCGATAGAATTATAATGAAAATAGGTGGGATAACCCCAGCTAGAGGAAGAGGTGTGATCGGAGCTCTAGCATCTATAGCTCATCACTTTATAGAAGGAGATTGCACCTATGAGCTATTAGGCTACACCTTGGATTCTGAATGGGAAGGTGTAGAGCGTGAGAAGGTATATGAGATGGATCGAAAGACCTGGCCTTATACCTTTAATAATATAGATAGAGAGTCTGATAAGATACTTATCACACCTTCAGTAGGCAGACCTGTCTCTATAGGGATTAGAGGTGAGAATCCTAGGATTCTTCTCAAAGCATTCGAGATATTACAACCTAGAGGAGTTGATGAGATCATGATCTTTAGAAGTAATCAAGGAACAGATCATCATATGATCTATAGAGATCTCAGAGATGTAAGACCATATCAAACAGGTTTATTCGAAGGAGTCCTAGCTGAAGATCCTGAGATTTCTGTTGGAGGCGATGTATTTCTAAGGCTTATAAAATCTTCAGAAGAATCAGAGGATAAAGCTATTCTCGTAGCTGTGTACAAAGAACTAGGAGAGGGAAACATGATCGTGAGAAATCTCAGGAGAGGAGATAAAATCCTTGTAGGAGGCTCTGTCAAACCAATGCCTTCTATAGACAGGTCTCATGATATCATAGTAAACGTAGAACTACTCAAAGTCGTAGAAATGACTAGCATATACATAGAGAGAAACCCTAGATGTCCCAGGTGTGGTCATACTATGAAGAGTATGGGTAGAGATAAAGGCTATAAATGCCCTAGATGTGGGTATATAGATAAGAAGATTAGAAAGAGCTTTCTAGAGGTGGGTAGAGACAAGAGTATTATAGGAAAGATCTATAGACCTCCTCCTAGGTATATGAAACATTTGTCTAAACCTCCTCAGAGGTATGGACTGGAGAAAATATGTTCTCGAAGAACTCTATCTAGGATCAATATAGATCAGTTTTATAGAAGAATTGCTTGA
- a CDS encoding L-threonylcarbamoyladenylate synthase → MPAKIVRVDPLNIDLEKMREAADVIIRGGLVAFPTETVYGLGCDALNRDAARRVFEVKRRPVDNPLIIHVKDFDQLNLVAREIPEKAYKLIKRLWPGPLTLILPRRREIPLETTGGLDTVAVRSPAHPVALKLIELSERPIAAPSANISGRPSPTKAEHVIEDLYDSIDMIIDSGETLFGLESTIINILTSPPTLLRPGAYPVEVIEEILGERVYIPDFARGLGEAERTLAPGTRYRHYAPKTPLVVVEAREYNEQNIDLIASELIKLVRRYHERYKRLGIIATRETLERMREVLLEGVRIYEIGRRNNLYEIARNVFDLLRRLDKENIEIAFIEGVEERGIGLSIMNRIRKASTERVIVG, encoded by the coding sequence ATGCCTGCAAAAATAGTAAGAGTAGATCCTTTGAACATAGATTTGGAGAAGATGAGAGAGGCTGCAGACGTGATCATAAGAGGAGGACTTGTCGCATTCCCAACAGAAACAGTTTACGGGCTGGGATGTGATGCTCTTAATAGAGATGCTGCAAGAAGAGTTTTCGAGGTTAAGAGAAGGCCTGTAGACAACCCACTTATAATACATGTTAAAGATTTTGATCAGCTTAATCTGGTTGCTCGTGAGATTCCTGAAAAAGCTTATAAGCTTATCAAGAGATTGTGGCCGGGTCCTCTCACACTGATCCTTCCTAGGAGACGTGAGATTCCTCTGGAGACTACTGGAGGTCTCGACACAGTAGCTGTCAGATCACCTGCTCATCCTGTGGCTCTCAAGCTAATAGAATTATCAGAAAGACCTATCGCAGCTCCTAGTGCTAACATATCTGGAAGACCTAGTCCTACGAAGGCTGAGCATGTTATAGAAGATCTGTATGATTCTATTGATATGATAATAGATTCTGGAGAGACTTTATTCGGGCTTGAATCAACTATCATAAATATTTTAACAAGCCCTCCAACACTGCTAAGACCTGGAGCATACCCTGTGGAGGTGATCGAAGAGATTCTAGGAGAGAGAGTTTACATACCGGATTTCGCCAGAGGATTAGGTGAAGCTGAGAGAACACTAGCACCCGGAACAAGATACAGACATTATGCTCCTAAAACACCTCTAGTGGTTGTAGAAGCTAGAGAATACAATGAGCAGAACATAGATCTTATAGCAAGCGAGCTTATCAAGCTGGTTAGAAGATATCATGAGAGATATAAAAGACTTGGCATCATAGCTACAAGAGAAACCTTAGAGAGAATGAGAGAGGTATTACTAGAAGGGGTGAGAATATATGAGATCGGTAGGAGAAATAATCTGTATGAGATAGCTAGAAACGTTTTTGATCTCCTTAGAAGATTAGATAAGGAGAATATAGAGATAGCCTTCATAGAAGGTGTTGAAGAGAGAGGCATAGGACTTTCTATAATGAATAGAATTAGAAAAGCTTCTACAGAAAGAGTGATCGTAGGATGA
- a CDS encoding ATP-binding protein, with translation MTRNTSRTILGYVIGESKPYGGVFIALRPPLLGEYIELRYDRYHVVGLVQSSISGSSILDEEIPAQDLGKLANMLRVDGKAVYYKGYYRVLGEVESLKIPPIAPPPGTEVYKASPETLSRIFSPEEPQWCRIGTLLRNPEVEVRVDLNKIVQRHLAIIAMTGMGKSNLVALLSREIAKRKGTVIIFDYHGEYKDLRLNEGGSILEAQINPRYLTWSELSRIIGVRPGAKNQELIIRICKSKADEIKDRSFMDHFISCVKTESVRASRSEMRDAAQAILDLIEANRFFLENILSDSAKDFIDQIRISRINIVDLTGLTMAQIDAIVSHMLHRILEERKRITWLKRSGEKPSRGLVHPVMIFLEEAHIYLSTNRDTLSRYRAELIVREGRKFGVGLGVVSQRPRGLDPDVISQIGSWALMRIIQPEDQAFVSRVSEYMTSELIEQLPGLNIGEAILVGQWIKIPAIVKIDHVAEKISGSDIDPVREWSETS, from the coding sequence ATGACTCGGAATACTAGTAGAACAATCCTAGGCTATGTAATAGGAGAGAGCAAACCTTATGGAGGTGTTTTCATAGCTTTAAGACCTCCACTTCTCGGCGAGTATATAGAGCTTAGATATGACAGATATCATGTTGTAGGTCTTGTACAGAGTAGTATCTCGGGATCTTCTATACTCGATGAAGAGATCCCGGCACAGGATCTGGGTAAACTAGCTAACATGCTTAGAGTAGATGGTAAGGCTGTCTATTATAAAGGCTACTACAGAGTTCTCGGCGAAGTCGAAAGTCTTAAGATACCTCCTATAGCACCTCCACCAGGTACAGAGGTGTATAAAGCTTCTCCAGAAACTCTTAGCAGAATATTCTCTCCCGAGGAACCTCAGTGGTGTAGGATTGGTACTCTGCTTAGAAATCCTGAAGTTGAGGTGAGAGTAGATCTTAATAAGATTGTTCAGAGACATCTAGCGATAATAGCTATGACGGGCATGGGAAAGAGCAATCTAGTAGCTCTTCTAAGCAGAGAGATTGCTAAGCGGAAGGGGACTGTGATCATATTCGATTACCATGGAGAATATAAAGATCTCAGATTAAATGAGGGAGGCAGTATTCTAGAGGCTCAGATAAATCCAAGATATCTTACGTGGTCAGAACTCTCAAGGATCATAGGTGTCAGACCTGGAGCTAAGAATCAAGAGCTCATTATAAGAATATGCAAGTCTAAAGCCGATGAGATTAAAGATAGAAGCTTCATGGATCACTTTATAAGCTGTGTTAAGACTGAAAGTGTTAGAGCTTCAAGAAGTGAGATGAGAGATGCAGCACAGGCAATCCTAGATCTTATTGAGGCTAATAGGTTTTTCCTCGAAAACATTCTAAGCGATTCTGCGAAAGATTTCATAGATCAGATCAGAATCTCAAGAATTAATATAGTAGATCTCACAGGACTTACTATGGCTCAGATAGATGCAATAGTATCACACATGCTTCATAGAATCTTAGAAGAGAGGAAGAGAATCACATGGCTTAAGAGAAGCGGTGAGAAACCTTCGAGAGGACTTGTGCATCCTGTGATGATCTTTCTCGAGGAAGCCCACATATATCTCTCCACGAATAGAGACACGCTAAGCAGATATAGAGCAGAGCTTATAGTTAGAGAAGGGAGGAAATTCGGAGTAGGTCTTGGCGTGGTTTCTCAAAGACCTAGAGGTCTAGACCCTGATGTTATAAGCCAGATCGGTTCATGGGCTCTTATGAGAATAATCCAGCCCGAAGATCAAGCTTTTGTATCTAGAGTCTCAGAGTATATGACCAGCGAACTTATAGAACAGCTACCCGGTCTTAACATAGGTGAGGCTATTCTCGTAGGTCAATGGATTAAGATCCCAGCTATTGTTAAAATAGATCATGTGGCTGAGAAGATCTCAGGATCTGATATAGATCCTGTGAGAGAGTGGTCTGAAACATCCTAG